AAAAAGAATGAAGATGAGCTGCCATTTTTAATATTTGGCAAATATTTATTAATCATATTATTTAATTACCTAATTCCGACATAAATTTTATACGCATCAATTGGATATCTTCAAAGGAATAATCTTCCTCGCCTAATTCATCCAGAGCAGACTCTATTGCATCATTTTCAGCTGTTTTGAAATAATCGTAAACTTCATCTTGACGATCTTGGTCTATCATTTCATCTACAAAATAGCCGATATTGAGTTTAGTTCCTGAATTTACGATTGATTCAACTTCTCTCAATAGATCCTCATAACTAATCCCTTTGGATGATGCAATGTCCTCGAGACTTATCTTGCGATCAATATTTTGGATTATTGATACCTTAAGAGCTGACTTATTGGCTGTGCTTTTAATTACTAAATCCTGTGGTCTATCGATATCATTGTCTTCCACATACTTTTTGATCAACTCTACAAAAGGCGCCCCAAACTTCATTGCTTTTCCAGACCCTACACCTTGAATCTGTTTCAATTCATCAATTGTTACAGGATAATGGGTACACATTTCATCCAGCGAAGGATCTTGGAATATTACAAACGGAGGTAGTGATTTTTGTTTTGCGATCTTTTTCCTTAGATCCTTGAGCATCTTTAATAGCTCAGCATCCAGAGCTCCAGATTGACCTGAAGCTTCATCAGTAGATACAGTTTTGGTTACTTCCATTGGTTTATTTAAGATAAACTTTAATGGATAAGGGTTCACGATATACTTTTTGCCCCCTTCTGTTAATTGAAGTAAACCATAGTGGTCTATATCTTTTTTGATAAAACCTGCCAGTTCAGCTTGACGGATTAAAGAATTCCAAAAATTTACGCCCTGTTCTTTACCTGAGCCAAACAGAGGATGAGTATCATGTTTATATTTTGATATGGGTTGATTGTTTTGCCCAATCAGAACATTAATTATATGCTGGTCATCAAATTTATCACCTTGTTCTTTTATGAAATTGAGGACAGTCAATAACGGTTCTTCAGCATCAAAATATGTTTTTTGAGCCCGACAATTATCACACATTGAATTACAGCCTGTTTCATCAAACTTCTCTCCGAAATAATGAAGGATTTGTTTTCTACGACAAACCGCTGATTCAGAATAATCAATTACTTCTTTGAGGATTTGAGTACCGATTTCTTTTTCAGAAACTGGCTTATCTTTCATGAACTTGGTTAATTTTTCAACATCTTTTTCAGAATAAAAAGCCAAGCAGTAACCTTCTCCTCCATCACGTCCAGCACGTCCAGTTTCTTGGTAGTACCCTTCCATAGATTTAGGAATATCGTGATGTATAACATATCTGACATCGGGTTTGTCTATCCCCATTCCAAATGCAATGGTTGCAACGATTACCTCAATATCTTCCATCAAGAATTTATCTTGCGTATCGGCACGAGTTTTAGCATCCAACCCAGCATGATAAGGTAATGCTTTTATTCCGTTGATATTTAATACTTCGGCTATTTCTTCAACCTTTTTACGGCTTAGACAATATACAATTCCTGCTTTTCCCGTATTGCTTTTTATGAAGCGTACAATTTGCTTTATAACATCTTCCTTCGGTCGAACTTCGTAATATAAATTAGTTCTATTGAAAGAAGACTTAAACAAAGTGGCATCATTCATTTGCAGATTCTTACGAATATCTGACTGGACCTTAGGTGTTGCAGTTGCCTGTTAAGGCAATAATTGGGATATCTTCCCCAATTTCATTGATAACTTGTCTGATTTTTCGGTATTCGGGTCTGAAATCATGTCCCCATTCTGAAATACAATGAGCCTCATCCACAGCAACAAATGAAACTGTAATACTTCTGAGGAAGTTTACATTTTCTTCTTTTGCGAGTGATTCAGGAGCGACGTAGAGGAGTTTTGTTTTTCCATCTTGAACATCTTGTTTAACTCTTTGAATCTCATTTTTTGTGAGGGAAGAATTTAAGAAATGTGCGATGCTGTCTCTACCACCAAAAGCACGAACTTGGTCGACCTGATTTTTCATTAAAGCTATTAATGGGGAAATTACAATTGCTGTTCCTTCGCTCATCAGTGCTGGCAACTGGTAACATATAGATTTTCCTCCACCTGTTGGCATAATGACAAAAGTGTCTTTCTTATTCAAGACATTTGTAATAATAGCCTCTTGATCGCCTTTAAAAGTATCGAACCCAAAAAAATCTTGAAGATTATCGAAAAGTGATTTTTCTATTTCCATTGACTATGCAAAATAAATAGATGTAATAACGGTATGAATAATACGTGTTAAATAATGTATTTTTGTAGCGAACACATCATATTTATATATAAAATTAAGGAAATATTACGTGAAAAACAATATAGATATCAAATCGTTGGCGCAGAGTACTTTTGAGCTTGAAGCTGCTAACGTATTAGCTCTTTCTGAGAAAATTGACGAGGACTATGTGAAGGTTATTGAAGAGATTTTAACATTAAAAGGAAGGGTGATATTAACAGGTATTGGAAAGAGTGCTATCATTGCCCAAAAGATTGTCGCCACATTAAATTCTACTGGTACCCCTGCTATTTTTATGCATGCTGCTGATGCTATCCATGGTGATTTAGGAATTATTCAAAAGGACGATTTAATAATAGGTATTTCAAAAAGTGGAAACACACCAGAAATTAAAGTTTTAGTTCCGTTTTTAAAAACAAAACAGGGAACACTTTAGTTGCCATGGTTGGAAACCGAAGTTCATTATTTAGCAGAACAAGCCGATTATATTTTAGACACTAGTATTACAAGAGAAGCTTGTCCTAAATAACCTTGCTCCTACGACAAGCACTACCGTTCAATTAGCAATGGGAGATGCTATTGCGGTATGTTTACAAACCAAAAGGCAATTCACAGATCAAGATTTTGCGAAATATCATCCTGGTGGAGCTTTAGGGAACAGCTTTATCTGAAAGTTGGGGATTTATCTGACAATCATGGTTTACCAGCAGTTAGTTCTTCCTCAGACGTTCGTACAGTACTTATTAGTATTACCAAATTCAGGCTTGGTGCAACCGTAGTAACAGAAAAAGAACAAATTTTGGGTATAATAACTGATGGAGATATCCGCAGGATGTTAGAAAAGCACACTGATGTTTCAAACCTAATTGCAACTGATATCATGTCAATAAATCCAAAAACTATCGAACGGGATGAATTGGCAGCAAATGCTCTTCATCACATGCGCCAAAATAGTATATCACAATTGGTGGTGACAGATGATGGGAAATATGCAGGAATAATTCATCTTCAAGATATTCTAAAAGAAGGAATCATTTAAAAAGCAATTTGTAAAATTATTGTGGAATTATTCTAAAACTTTAATAAAGAATCGTATTCTTATAAAAATGGTCTTAGATTTGATTGTGTAAAGCAACGAAAAAATTGAAACAATGAAAAAAATTACGAGTATATGTGCAGTAGTGATTGCATTTATTAGTCTAACTGCAATGGGAATGTTGGCAGCAGAGTTTAAATTTGATAAAGAAACGCACGATTTCGGAAAGATTGCATTGAATAAACCGGTTTCACATGAATATAAATTCAGTAATTCAGGAGATGAACCTATTATAATTTCAGATGTGCAACCGACTTGTGGATGTTCTGTAGCCGAGTTTACCAAGACTCCTGTTAAACCAGGTGAGGCAGGAACTATTAAAGTAACCTTTAATGCTGCTGCAAAAGGACCTTTCACGAAATCATTTATCGTGAAATCAAACACAAAAACTCCTGTTAAAACACTTACCATTAAAGGTATAGTTGAATAAATCAGAATTCAAGAATTCACATTTTTGAGAACAGATATTTGAGAGCCGATCATTCGAGATCGGCTTTCTATTTTTTATGACAAGCAGTGTTTTATTTGTATTTTTGAAAAGTTAAAAAACATAATTTATTAATAATGCCAACTATATCTCAAAAGGGCAATAATATGCCTGCCTCACCTATTAGAAAGCTAACTCCTTATGCTGATCAAGCTAAAAAAGAAGGAAAGAAAATCTATCATTTAAACATAGGTCAACCTGATATTGAAACACCAGAAATCATGTTGAATGCTTTGAAGAACATTGATTTCAAAGTTTGGGCATATACACCTTCTGAAGGAACACTATCATACAGAACAAAACTAGCGGAATACTATAATAAACTTCACTATAACATCACCCCTAATGATATATTAGTAACAAATGGTGGATCAGAAGCAATAACAATTACTATGCAAGCCTGCTTGAATCCAGGTGAAGAGGTTATTATCCCAGAGCCATTCTATGCGAACTATAATGGTTTTGCATGTTCTGCGGATATTATTGTAAAACCTATTATGTCAACAATTGACAATGGATTTGCATTACCATCGATTTCTGATTTTGAAAAAGTGATAACAGAAAAAACGAAAGCAATTGCTATCTGTAATCCTAACAACCCAACAGGATATTTATATTCTAGGGAAGAACTAGAAGCTCTAAAGGAATTGTGTTTAAAACATGATTTATATCTATTTTCTGATGAGGCTTATAGGGAGTTCTGTTATGATGGTCGTGAATTTATTTCTCCGATGCAATTAGAAGGTTTAGAACAAAACGTTGTTGTATTTGATACTGTTTCAAAACGTTATTCTGCATGTGGAGCTCGGATTGGATGTATTATAACGAAAAATAAAGAACTCTACCAAACTTCATTAAAATTTGCTCAGGCAAGACTTAGTCCGTCATTAGAAGGACAGATTGCTGGAGAAGCTGCTGTAGATACTCCGGATAGTTATTTTGAAGCAGTTTCAAAAGAATATACTGCAAGAAGAGATACTTTAGTGAAGGGATTAAATAATATTGATGGTGTTTTTTGTCCAAATCCAGGAGGAGCATTTTATGTAATTGCAAAATTGCCTATAGACAATGCTGATAAATTCTGTCAATGGATGCTAGAAAAGTTCTCGTATAACAATGAGACAGTCATGATGGCACCAGCTACAGGCTTCTACTCTACTCCAGGGGCAGGTTCCAATGAGGTAAGATTAGCGTATGTATTAAACCAAGATGATCTTAAAAAAGCTTTAATCTGTCTTGATAAGGCATTACAAGAATATCCAGGAAGGACAATTTAGTAATTATATACCGCTGGATTTCAATGTCTTAAAAATAATTCACAACAATTTCATCTGTTTAACGTTTATATATTATAAACTAATGAAGAATATTTATGGATAAATTAAAGAAATTCGAATTAATGGAGAAAATATCCAGAGAATTAGAGGACATTAGAAATAGCCAGCAGGCTGTTTTAGAAAAAATAGCAAAAGTTGAAGTAGATAATATTGAATTAGGTGACAAAACAATTGAATCCAAAATTCCTGAAATCTATTCACGTACTGCTGATAACTCTGAAGCTATTCTGGAGATCCTAAATTCCTTCCAAGAAAAGACAGATGAATTTGGAAGTAAAAATAATATCGATCAATTGAAACAACAACAAGAGATTGATAATATGAAATAATAAAAGGCCTCAAATTGAGGCCTTTTTTCTTTATCTAATTTTAGTTAAGATCTATTTTTTCCTTCACTAAGTTTATTACAAATTGTAATTGCTCTTCTTGATTCAATTCGGAATTATCCAATACAATTGCATCTTCAGCTTGTCTTAGTGGACTTTCTTCTCTCGTACTATCTATATGGTCTCTGTGGGATAAGTTTTCTTTTACTTCCTCCATTGTCAACACTTCACCTTTTGCACCAAGCTCAGCGAATCTGCGTTCTGCACGAACTTGTGGACTAGCCGTCATAAAAATTTTGAGGTCAGCATTTGGAAAGACTGTAGTTCCAATATCTCTCCCATCCATCACAATATTTCTTTTTTTGCCAAGGTTTTGTTGTTGGTGAACCATTGCTTTACGAACTGGTTTTAGAGCACTTACTTCACTTACATATTCAGAAACCTCCATAGTTCTAATAGCATCCGAAACGTCCTCGCCGTTTAGGAGAATTTGTACTTTTTCAGGGTTAGGGACAAAATCAATATGTATATTATCTAAAGCATCCAAAACCTCTTGCTCATTTTCAATATTAACCTTGTTCTGTTGAATATAAAGAGTAACTGCTCTATACATTGCACCACTATCAATAAACACAAAATTCAATTCTTTAGCTAGAGCCTTAGCAACCGTACTTTTACCACAAGAAGAGAATCCGTCAATCGCGATAACAAAATTTTTCATAGCCTTAATTGGTGCCCCCAATCATTACACCTGGTTTATTTACTAATGGAATTTTTATTAGATTTTCATCAACGATACTTTCAGGTAAAAAAACATATTTTTTATCATATATAGTACCCTCAACATAATAACTTAACCAATATTCATTGGTTAACCCAAAAACCTGAGGATCAATTGCCTCGATTTTTTGAGAACTATTAGCCTCCATATCACCAATGAAATGTCTTAATGTAGTGGTTTTCACCTCTCTCCCATCTTTCAATCCATATCCTTTAGAAGAAACCAGAACATTCTGAATAGCAGATTTTTTTTCATTAATCAGATATACATTCCAAACTTTAGAGGTCGGTGATTCTGTTTCCAATACAACAGCAATAGATATATCTTCAACAATATTTAAAGGGAGGTCCTTTTTCATATTAACTATTTCTTCTTCGCTTTTGTTGTTTTAGTTGTTTTTGTTGCTTTAGTAGTCTTTGCTATTTTTGAACCTGCGGCTTTTGGATCTTCTTCTGCCCATTTCAATACATCAGCATAGGTAATTTTCTCTACTTCTGTACCTTTTGGAATTTTCAAGTTTTGTTTACCAAAACGCACGAATGGTCCCCATCTACCGTTTTCAATTTTAGCATCAGGATTTTCATCAAAAACTTTTATTACCTTATCCTTATCTTTTTGGCGTTTTTCTTTGATGATCTCAATTGCTTGTTCTTCCTCAACGTCTAAAGGATCTAATCCTTTAGGTAAGGAATAGAAGCTACTGTTATGTCTAATATATGGTCCAAAACGACCAATAGCAACGGTCATTTCTTTATCCTCAAATTCACCAACTTTTTTAGGTAGTTTAAATAACTCCAGTGCTTCTTCTAATGTAATTGTTTCTATCATCTGCCCTTTTCTCAGAGAGGCAAATGCTGGTTTTTCTTCATCATCTGCAGAACCGATTTGGACTAATGGGCCAAATCTTCCTACTCTAACAGAAATAGGTTTTCCACTTACAGGGTCAATTCCCAGTTCCCTTTCATGCGTTGCACGATCAGCATTATCTAAGGTATTTTGGACTTCTGAATGGAATGGTCCGTAGAAATTAGACAACATATGAGTCCACTCTTTAAAACCTTGAGCAATCTCATCAAATTCTTTTTCAACTTTCGCAGTAAAATGGTAATCAACAATTCCTTTAAAATGCTGAACTAAGAAATCATTAACCAGAACACCAATATCAGTTGGAAACATTTTATTACGTTCAGCTCCGGTAATTTCAGTTTTTGTGACTTCTGAGATTTTACCATCTGTCAATGTTAAGACTTTGAATGATCTTTCCTTACCGTCTCTATCTTCTTTTACAACATAGCCACGATTTTGGATCGTAGATATAGTTGGAGCATACGTTGATGGTCTACCAATTCCTAACTCCTCAAGTTTTTTAACCAAGGAAGCTTCCGTAAACCTTGCTGGAGGTCTTGAGAATCTTTCCGTCGCATTCATGGTCTCAAGATTAAGATTTTGGCCATTACTCAGTGGAGGAAGGATTGAATTATCAGAATTGTCAAGATCTATATCATCATTATCATCATCAGAAGATTCAAAATATACTTTTAAAAACCCATCAAATTTCATGATTTCGCCTGAAGCAACCAAGTCTTCTGATCTGGTAGAAATATTGATTTTAGCAGTAGTTTTTTTCAAATTCTGCTTCAGTCATTTGAGATGCAATTGAACGCTTCCAAATTAATTCATACAATCTTTTTTCGGAGTTATCACCTTCAATTGTATGATCATTAAAGTATGTTGGACGGATTGCTTCGTGAGCTTCCTGTGCACCGGCACTTTTAGTACGAAATTGTCTTAATTTATGGTATTTATCACCATACGCATTGATGATTTCCGATTTTGCACCCTGTAATGCGGTATCGGAAAGGTTTACTGAATCTGTACGCATATAAGTAATACGCCCAGCTTCATAAAGTCGTTGAGCTACTTGCATTGTTCGAGCCACAGAAAATCCAAGTTTTCTACTTGCCTCCTGTTGTAATGTAGATGTTGTAAAGGAGCCGATGGAGAACGTTTTGAAGGTTTAGTTTCTAAACTCTTAATATTAAATACAGCATTAGCACAATCATTTAAAAATTGATTAGCTTCCTCAACAGTCGGAAACCTATTTGGAAGTTCTGCTTTAAATCTATCTTTTTGGTTTCCAGTATTAAAAATAGCAACAACTTTAAATGCTGCCTCAGCATTAAACTTATTAATGTCCCTTTCGCGCTCAACAATTAATCTAACCGCTACAGACTGAACACGGCCAGCAGATAAAGAAGGTTTGACTTTTTTCCAGAGTACCGGAGAAAGTTCAAAGCCGACCAATCTATCTAATACTCTACGAGCTTGTTGAGCATTAACAAGGTTAAAATCTATTTTACGTGGTGATTCAATTGCTTTTAAAATGGCAGGTTTAGTGATCTCATGAAAAACAATACGTTTGGTTTTATCGTCTTTCAGCCCTAAAGTTTCATATAAGTGCCAAGAAATTGCTTCTCCTTCTCGGTCTTCATCGGATGCTAACCAAACTGTCTCTGCAGATTTAGCTAGCTTCTTCAACTCACTTACTAAAGCTTTTTTATCCGAAGGAACTTCATACTTCTGTTTGAAGTTATCGTCAGTGTCAATCGCATCATCGGTTTTCACCAAATCGCGGATGTGACCATAACTAGATTTTACCAAAAAATCTTTTCCTAAATATCCTTCTATTGTTTTGGCCTTTGCTGGAGACTCAACTATCAATAAATTTTTTGCCATTTATACTGTATGATTTCATGCAAAGAAAACGATTTCAAAATGGAATGCAAATTCTTTTTTATTACGATTATTAAAAATGTGACTTGGGTATACGCTCATTTTATCCAAATATCCAGTAAATAAAACACTGCAAAAACTACAGAAGCAATACCATTTGTAGTCATAAATGCACGGTCTACCCTACTTAAATCATTTAAACTCACTATTCGATGTTGGTATATTAATAATGCTGCATAGAATGCAACGCCTATATAGTATAATATTCCAACAGGCATATATAATACTGGCAGTAAAATAAAGATAAATGACAGTACATGAAGTATTTCAGAAATCCTTAATGCTGCCTTTCCTCCAAAATTTGCAGGTATCGAGTTTAAGCCATTAGCCTTATCAAATTCTTCATCTTGCAAAGCATATATGATGTCAAATCCACTCACCCATGTAAGGACAGCTAATCCATAAAAGATAGGTACTATATTAAAATGTCCGGTCACCGCTAAGTAAGCACCAACAGGTGCTAAGCCCAATCCAACCCCCAATACAATATGACATAAAGGAGATATTCTTTTCATGTAAGAATAGAATAAAATAACAAATAAAGCGATTGGAGAAAGTAGAAAGCACAAAAAGTTTATGAAGTAACAAGCTATTATAAATACTATACAATTGATAATGGTAAAAATTAGAGCTTGATTTGCGGAGATTTTACCAGCAGGAATATCCCTTACCGCAGTTCGAGGGTTTAATGCGTCAATATCTCTATCTAAATATCGATTGAAAGCCATAGCAGCATTTCTTGCAGTCACCATACATACCAACATCAATAAAAACAACTTCCATTCAAATTGATAATCAGTAGTATTGATCGCTAAAAAGAAACCTATGATGGCAAATGGTAGAGCAAATATACTATGTGCAAAAAGCACTAAGGACATGTATTTTTTCATATATTAACCCAAAGGAGAAACGAAGTTTTTATTGATATCATCAATTGTTTCCAATACCTGTTCACAACCTAGTTTAGTTTCTGAGGATGTAAGAATATGTGGTGGAACCTCTTCAAACCAAGTTTTCAATGCTTTGCGAAATTTAGCTATGTTCTGATCAGACTTTACCATGGAGTGTTTATCAGCCTTGGTAAATAACAATAAAAATGGAATTCCTTGCTCTCCTAACCAGTAACAGAAGTCTAAATCAATCTTTTGTGGCTCGTGACGACTATCGATCAGTACAAATACACATTGTAGATTCTCTCTTCTAGTCAAATACTCACGAATAAACTTTTCCCAAGATGCACGGTTCTTTTTTGAAGTTTGGGCAAATCCATAACCTGGTAAATCCACCAAATACCATTCATCATTAATTATGAAATGGTTGATTAATTGAGTTTTACCTGGTTTTTGAGAGGTTTTGGCTAAACCTTTTCTACGTGTGATCGCATTTATCAGTGAAGATTTTCCAACATTCGAACGTCCAATAAATGCGTATTCAGCTTTATTAGCTTCCGGAAGCTTAGTTACATCAGTATTACTAGTTAAAAATTCTGCTCTATTGATATTCATTCAGCAAAGGTACAATTAAATACAATTTTATTTCTCTTTTGAAACGCTATAGAACTATTAGTGTTTCAATAAAAATTCATAATTTCAGCAGCAAATATGTTTGTATGCTGGAAATAAAAAATATTGTTAAGCAATATGCCAACCATAAGGCTTTAGACGATGTGTCTATTCATGTACCATCAGGAAAGATTTTTGGTCTTTTAGGGCCCAATGGCGCAGGAAAGACTTCATTAATCCGAATTATCAATCAAATCACTGCACCAGATTCAGGCGAAATAATTTTCGATGGCAAACCTTTGAATTCTTCCCATATCAGTAGAATCGGATATTTACCGGAAGAGCGAGGACTATATAAAAAAATGCAGATTGGGGACCAAATGATTTATCTAGCCCAATTAAAAGGTCTGAGTAAAAAGGATGCCAAAGAAAGAATAAAATATTGGTTTGAAAAACTTAAGATTGAAAGTTGGTGGGATAAAAAAGTAGAAGATCTAAGTAAAGGAATGCAACAAAAAGTACAATTTGTAGCCACTGTCCTCCACGAACCAGATTTAATAATTTTAGATGAACCCTTCTCAGGATTTGACCCAGTAAATGCACAAGTTATTCAAGATGAAATCCTAGAATTAAATAAAAAAGGTGCTACCATTATTTATTCCACCCATAGGATGGAATCTGTGGAAGCATTGTGTGACAATATCGCATTGTTAAACAAATCAAAAGTGATTTTGGAAGGTTCAGTTAAAGAGATTAAAAACCAGTATAGAAATCAAACCTACAGGATAGAATATCATCTGAAACCTGAAACAGAGCGTATTCAAATTGATCATTCCCTTTGGCAGAACCTAGATCAGTCGGAATCAAATAACAATATATTAACTATCCAGATTCCTCAAGAGAAATCATTAAATGATGTTTTAATAAACTTGATTCCTCAAATTGAGATTCAGCAAATATTTGAAATAATACCTTCGATGCATGATATTTTCATCGATAATGTTACTAATAATAAATAACCCTAAAAGTATATGAACAAAATATTATTAATTATCCAAAGAGAATACTTGAGCAGGGTTAAGAAAAAAACATTTCTGCTGACCACTTTTTTAGTTCCTCTATTTTTTATTGGGATGTACGTTGGTGTATTTTTCCTAACAAAACAGAGTTTTGAGGATTCTAAAGCATTGATATATGTTGTAGACAACACTAAAGAAGTAGGCAATCAATTAAAGAATACTGATCAAATAACCTTTACAGAATCTACAGAAGAACTAAATAGTCAAATTCAGAAAATCAAGGATTTGGATGGAAATACTAATATCCTTTTTATCCCTGAGGATTTCTATCAAACACATAACATTGAATTTTTATCTTCTGGCAAGCCAAACATTGCAACCAAGGGGCAGGTAGAATCACAATTAGAAAATATTTTATTGGAATACCAATATAAAGAATTGAATATTGATGCTTCTAAGATTAAAAGCATAGACACCAAAGTCAGTACTGCAGCCAAGGAAATTACTGCATCGGGAGAAGCAAAAGATAGTGATACAAGGATTGCGATGGGTATTGCGATGGCATTATCTGTCTTAATTTACTTATCTCTATTCTTGTATGGGGCACAGGTGATGCGAGGGATTATTGAAGAAAAATCAAATCGAATCATTGAAGTAATCATATCATCAGTAAAACCATTTCAATTGATGATGGGTAAGATTATTGGTATTGGTTTAGTGGGTATTACACAGTTTATTTTATGGATTATCTTGAGTTTTGGTTTGATCGCCATTGCATCAAATACATTAATTGACAAAAACGAATTCCAGAAGGAAATGATGCAAAACTCTCCTGAGGGGACTGAAATTGGTAGTGGATCAATAATGTCAGAAATCAATACAGCAATGGAGGCAGTAAATATTCCAGAATTACTGATCAGCTTCTTTTTATTTTTCATTGGGGGTTATATGCTATACAGTGCATTATTTGCTGCTGTAGGCTCTGCAGTAGATAATGAAACAGAAGCAAACCAATTTACTATGCCGATTACTACGCCTTTGCTATTAGCTTATATCCTTTCATTTGGTGTTTTGGTAAACAATCCACATGGACCTATTGCAGTTTGGTTAAGTTTTATTCCTCTCACGTCTCCAATTGCGATGTTGGTAAGAATTCCATTTGGTGTTCCAACTTGGCAAATTGCCCTTTCATTTATTTTATTAGTAGGTGGATTTGTATTTACAACATGGTTTGCTGCAAGGATATATAGGATCGGAATTCTTATGTATGGTAAAAAAGCAAGCTTTAAAGAACTTATAAAATGGTTCAGGTATAAAAGCTAAATTTATAGGAACAAAATAGGGACGCCTTTCTCATTTTAATTTTGAGAAGGGCTTCTTTTTATATTTTTTATAACTTTACCGCTGTTTTATTAAACATCTTCAATCTTAATTCTGTTATGGCGAATAATATAAATCTGTCTGTATTTAAGAAATTCTTTTCCTCAAATACATCGGGCGGAGTATTACTTTTTTTATGTGTTATTATATCACTTATCATTGCTAACACTTCATTTTCTACAAATTTCAATGAGTTTTTACAGGTCAAATTAGGTTTTGAGAATGAGACTGTTCAATTAAAGTACAGTATTAAGGGTTGGATTGATGATGGTTTAATGGCGATTTTCTTTTTGTTGGTAGGTTTAGAAATAAAAAGGGAGTTGGTTGAAGGGGAATTATCATCTCCTAAGAATGCTATCTTGCCCATTTTAGCAGCTGTAGGCGGAGCTATTGTCCCTGCAATAATCTATATCCTATTTAATCACGATCAA
The Sphingobacterium daejeonense genome window above contains:
- a CDS encoding ABC transporter permease, with the protein product MNKILLIIQREYLSRVKKKTFLLTTFLVPLFFIGMYVGVFFLTKQSFEDSKALIYVVDNTKEVGNQLKNTDQITFTESTEELNSQIQKIKDLDGNTNILFIPEDFYQTHNIEFLSSGKPNIATKGQVESQLENILLEYQYKELNIDASKIKSIDTKVSTAAKEITASGEAKDSDTRIAMGIAMALSVLIYLSLFLYGAQVMRGIIEEKSNRIIEVIISSVKPFQLMMGKIIGIGLVGITQFILWIILSFGLIAIASNTLIDKNEFQKEMMQNSPEGTEIGSGSIMSEINTAMEAVNIPELLISFFLFFIGGYMLYSALFAAVGSAVDNETEANQFTMPITTPLLLAYILSFGVLVNNPHGPIAVWLSFIPLTSPIAMLVRIPFGVPTWQIALSFILLVGGFVFTTWFAARIYRIGILMYGKKASFKELIKWFRYKS